One genomic region from Salinicola endophyticus encodes:
- a CDS encoding acyl-CoA synthetase, translated as MNTPDASALLPPESDYDRLHANFAWTVPARFNIASVCCDRWAEDTERLAMIEIGDDGSAREITFAELQRGANRLANSLVAQGVQPGDRVGVLLPQRHETVLVHLACFKLGAISVPLFSLFGPEALLHRLADCGMRAIVSDARGLATLDEIRHQLPTLQAIYTVDGVPEAGRPTSDALDFHAELAAASEAFVTRDTHPDDPALIIYTSGTTGSPKGAVHGHRVLLGHLPGVEMSHNLLPQPGDRLWTPADWAWIGGLLDVLLPALYHAVPIVAHRMLKFSPEAAFALIERHRVRNLFLPPTALKLMRRVEQPQRRWQLDVRSVASGGESLGEALLAWGQETFGLTINEFYGQTECNMVLSACAALGVHRPGAIGKAVPGHELAIVDAEGRRLADGETGHIAVRAPDPVMFLHYWQKPEATAAKFAGEWLLTGDMGRRDAEGYFSFLSRDDDVITSAGYRIGPAPIENCLLGHPAVRMAAVVGKPDELRTEIVAAYVVLAEGWDASPALVETLQQHVRSRLAAHEYPREIHFVDEFPMTATGKIVRKALRTLDRDETP; from the coding sequence ATGAATACCCCCGACGCCAGCGCCCTGCTGCCGCCAGAGAGCGATTACGACCGCCTCCACGCCAACTTCGCATGGACGGTGCCGGCGCGCTTCAACATCGCCAGCGTCTGCTGCGACCGCTGGGCGGAGGACACCGAGCGCCTGGCGATGATCGAGATCGGTGACGACGGCAGCGCCCGCGAGATCACCTTCGCCGAGCTCCAGCGCGGTGCCAACCGGCTGGCCAACAGCCTGGTCGCCCAGGGCGTTCAGCCCGGCGACCGGGTCGGGGTGCTGCTGCCCCAGCGCCATGAGACCGTGCTGGTGCATCTGGCCTGCTTCAAGCTGGGGGCGATTTCGGTGCCGCTGTTCAGCCTGTTCGGCCCCGAGGCGCTGCTCCACCGGCTTGCCGACTGCGGCATGCGCGCCATCGTCAGCGATGCCCGCGGCCTGGCGACGCTCGACGAGATCCGCCACCAGCTACCCACGCTGCAGGCGATCTACACCGTCGATGGCGTGCCCGAAGCGGGTAGGCCCACCTCTGACGCGCTCGACTTCCACGCCGAGCTGGCCGCTGCCAGCGAGGCCTTCGTCACCCGCGATACCCATCCCGACGACCCGGCGCTGATCATCTACACCTCCGGCACCACCGGCAGCCCCAAGGGCGCGGTGCACGGCCACCGCGTGCTGCTGGGGCATCTGCCGGGGGTGGAGATGTCCCACAACCTGCTGCCGCAGCCCGGCGACCGCCTGTGGACGCCGGCCGACTGGGCCTGGATCGGCGGCCTGCTCGACGTGCTGCTGCCGGCGCTCTACCACGCGGTGCCGATCGTCGCCCACCGCATGCTCAAGTTCTCGCCGGAGGCGGCGTTCGCGCTGATCGAGCGCCACCGCGTGCGTAACCTGTTCCTGCCGCCGACCGCGCTCAAGCTGATGCGTCGAGTCGAGCAGCCGCAACGCCGCTGGCAGCTCGACGTGCGCAGCGTCGCCAGCGGTGGCGAGTCGCTGGGGGAGGCGCTGCTGGCGTGGGGGCAGGAGACCTTCGGGCTCACCATCAACGAGTTCTACGGCCAGACCGAGTGCAACATGGTGCTCTCGGCCTGCGCGGCGCTCGGCGTGCACCGCCCGGGGGCGATCGGCAAGGCGGTGCCGGGGCACGAGCTGGCGATCGTCGACGCCGAGGGCCGGCGGCTCGCCGATGGCGAGACCGGGCATATCGCGGTGCGCGCACCGGACCCGGTGATGTTTCTGCACTACTGGCAGAAGCCGGAGGCGACCGCGGCCAAGTTCGCCGGCGAGTGGCTGCTGACCGGCGACATGGGCCGGCGCGATGCCGAGGGCTACTTCAGCTTTCTCAGCCGCGATGACGACGTCATCACCAGTGCCGGCTACCGCATCGGCCCCGCGCCGATCGAGAACTGCCTGCTGGGCCATCCGGCGGTGCGCATGGCCGCCGTGGTAGGCAAGCCTGACGAGCTGCGCACCGAGATCGTCGCTGCCTACGTGGTGCTCGCCGAAGGCTGGGACGCTTCCCCGGCGCTGGTGGAGACGCTGCAGCAGCACGTGCGCTCGCGCCTGGCGGCCCATGAGTACCCGCGCGAGATCCACTTCGTCGACGAATTCCCGATGACCGCCACCGGCAAGATCGTGCGCAAGGCGCTGCGAACGCTGGATCGCGACGAGACCCCATGA
- a CDS encoding MaoC family dehydratase — translation MNFVGNAFDEIAVDDTFGQTLTITEAHIVQACGLFGDFNPLHSNDAFAQQTRFGQRILHGPMTSAYMTASIGMYFYATAVAYLAQDCRFLAPVFAGDTLTTEWRIAELIAKPHHQGGIAVLAGHCRNQRDEIVAEADGKILLLDRAAVPEKAGRA, via the coding sequence ATGAATTTTGTCGGCAACGCCTTCGACGAGATCGCCGTCGATGACACCTTCGGCCAGACCCTGACCATCACCGAGGCGCATATCGTCCAGGCCTGTGGCCTGTTCGGCGACTTCAACCCGCTGCACAGCAACGACGCCTTCGCCCAGCAGACACGCTTCGGCCAGCGCATCCTGCACGGGCCGATGACCTCGGCCTACATGACCGCCTCCATCGGCATGTACTTCTATGCCACCGCAGTCGCCTATCTGGCGCAAGACTGCCGCTTTCTGGCCCCGGTCTTCGCCGGTGACACCCTGACCACCGAGTGGCGCATCGCCGAGCTGATCGCCAAGCCCCACCATCAGGGCGGCATCGCGGTGCTGGCGGGGCACTGCCGCAACCAGCGCGACGAGATCGTCGCCGAGGCCGACGGCAAGATCCTGCTGCTGGATCGGGCGGCGGTCCCGGAGAAGGCTGGGCGGGCCTAG